A genome region from Panicum virgatum strain AP13 chromosome 4K, P.virgatum_v5, whole genome shotgun sequence includes the following:
- the LOC120704242 gene encoding uncharacterized protein LOC120704242, translated as MSEERPVPRRESPWGLPEGDTRQPKAHRCNDRAEDVVQAVFEGNPFKTVPGPFKLFWQCMRSKPGEEPTEPYTYLQLDPPRRVEVNLEQTASES; from the exons ATGAGCGAAGAGAGGCCGGTGCCGCGGCGGGAGAGCCCGTGGGGTTTGCCGGAGGGCGACACGAGGCAGCCCAAGGCGCACCGCTGCAACGACCGCGCCGAGGACGTCGTGCAG GCTGTCTTTGAAGGGAATCCATTCAAGACAGTTCCGGGTCCATTCAAGCTCTTCTGGCAATGCATGCGATCGAAACCTGG GGAGGAACCAACCGAGCCCTATACTTACCTGCAGCTGGATCCTCCGAGAAGGGTGGAAGTCAATCTGGAACAAACAGCGTCCGAATCTTGA
- the LOC120704239 gene encoding CRIB domain-containing protein RIC10-like isoform X1: MAMTIKGIFRGLKIIAQIFTVQREHEIEIGYPTDVRHVSHIGFGASGSCPSWMSEFRGVEEVSAEAAGAGEASASSAAQSRQASCASLDFEQPAGVVPPPEEVATTGSSAAGTPSGAPRKPTARPKKARAPSPASRSSSWRSTGSFATACSDSGELRPAGLRAA, encoded by the exons ATGGCGATGACGATAAAGGGCATCTTCAGAGGGTTGAAGATCATCGCTCAAATATTCA CAGTGCAGAGGGAGCATGAGATCGAGATCGGGTACCCTACGGACGTGAGGCATGTGTCGCACATAGGGTTCGGCGCTAGCGGCTCCTGTCCAAGCTGG ATGAGTGAATTCAGAGGAGTAGAGGAGGTATCAGCAGaggcagcaggagcaggagaagcatcCGCAAGCTCCGCTGCGCAGTCGAGGCAAGCCTCCTGTGCTTCCCTAG ACTTCGAGCAACCGGCAGgcgtcgtgccgccgccggaagAGGTCGCCACCACCggcagctccgccgccggcaccccAAGTGGCGCCCCGAGGAAGCCGACGGCGAGGCCGAAGAAAGCCCGGGCGCCGTCGCCTGCCTCGAGGTCGTCCTCGTGGCGCTCCACGGGCTCGTTCGCCACCGCGTGCAGCGACTCCGGCGAACTGCGCCCCGCCGGCCTGCGAGCCGCCTGA
- the LOC120704239 gene encoding CRIB domain-containing protein RIC10-like isoform X2, producing the protein MAMTIKGIFRGLKIIAQIFMQREHEIEIGYPTDVRHVSHIGFGASGSCPSWMSEFRGVEEVSAEAAGAGEASASSAAQSRQASCASLDFEQPAGVVPPPEEVATTGSSAAGTPSGAPRKPTARPKKARAPSPASRSSSWRSTGSFATACSDSGELRPAGLRAA; encoded by the exons ATGGCGATGACGATAAAGGGCATCTTCAGAGGGTTGAAGATCATCGCTCAAATATTCA TGCAGAGGGAGCATGAGATCGAGATCGGGTACCCTACGGACGTGAGGCATGTGTCGCACATAGGGTTCGGCGCTAGCGGCTCCTGTCCAAGCTGG ATGAGTGAATTCAGAGGAGTAGAGGAGGTATCAGCAGaggcagcaggagcaggagaagcatcCGCAAGCTCCGCTGCGCAGTCGAGGCAAGCCTCCTGTGCTTCCCTAG ACTTCGAGCAACCGGCAGgcgtcgtgccgccgccggaagAGGTCGCCACCACCggcagctccgccgccggcaccccAAGTGGCGCCCCGAGGAAGCCGACGGCGAGGCCGAAGAAAGCCCGGGCGCCGTCGCCTGCCTCGAGGTCGTCCTCGTGGCGCTCCACGGGCTCGTTCGCCACCGCGTGCAGCGACTCCGGCGAACTGCGCCCCGCCGGCCTGCGAGCCGCCTGA
- the LOC120704238 gene encoding early nodulin-like protein 1 produces the protein MARSLGLGLACFALAVAAASATQFRVGGQKGWSVPDAGFEPYNTWAGRLRFQIGDQLLFVYPKETDSVLLVDPAAYNACNVSSYLQKFDDGSTVFTLDRSGPFFFISGNEASCRANEKLIVVVLADRTGARTPPRAPPTMSPPSPAPLPSPSSPTPAAPPALSPSSPPPSGATPLPAPAAAPASPPSPAVSAPAPAPTTTPGSPPPPMAPAPSTTPGGGASQPPSASANAPGAEGNATPPPPSASDANAAALVVAGLVGSLGAIVGFAMLAA, from the exons ATGGCGAGGTCGCTGGGCCTGGGGCTCGCCTGCTTCGCGCTCGCGGTCGCGGCGGCCAGCGCGACGCAGTTCCGGGTCGGCGGCCAGAAAGGCTGGAGCGTGCCGGACGCCGGCTTCGAGCCCTACAACACCTGGGCGGGGAGGCTCCGCTTCCAGATCGGCGATCAGCTCC TGTTCGTGTACCCCAAGGAGACGGACTCCGTGCTCCTGGTGGACCCGGCGGCGTACAACGCGTGCAACGTCTCCTCGTACCTCCAGAAGTTCGACGACGGCAGCACGGTGTTCACGCTCGACCGCTCgggccccttcttcttcatcagcGGCAACGAGGCCAGCTGCCGGGCCAACGAGAAGctcatcgtcgtcgtcctcgccgacCGCACCGGCGCGCGCACCCCGCCCAGGGCCCCGCCCACGATGTCCCCGCCGTCTCCCGCGCCTCTGCCGAGCCCGTCCTCGCCGACTCCTGCGGCCCCGCCTGCGCTGAGCCCCTCGTCGCCACCACCCTCAGGCGCCACCCCTctgccggcgcccgcggccgccccagcctcaccgccgtccccggcCGTTTCAGCTCCCGCGCCTGCTCCCACCACCACCCcgggctcgccaccgccgcccatgGCCCCGGCGCCGTCCACAACCCCGGGAGGTGGCGCGTCGCAGCCGCCGTCCGCTTCCGCCAACGCGCCGGGCGCCGAGGGCAACgccacgccgcctccgccttccGCCAGCGACGcgaacgccgccgccctggtGGTCGCGGGCTTGGTCGGCTCGCTCGGCGCCATCGTCGGCTTCGCCATGCTTGCTGCCTGA
- the LOC120704240 gene encoding 40S ribosomal protein S14-like yields the protein MSRRKTREPKEENVTLGPTVREGEYVFGVAHVFASFNDTFIHVTDLSGRETLVRITGGMKVKADRDESSPYAAMLAAQDVAARCKELGITALHIKLRATGGNKTKTPGPGAQSALRALARSGMKIGRIEDVTPVPTDSTRRKGGRRGRRL from the exons ATG TCGAGGAGGAAGACCAGGGAGCCCAAGGAGGAGAATGTCACCCTTGGCCCCACTGTCCGTGAGGGAGAGTATGTCTTTGGTGTTGCTCACGTCTTTGCATCCTTCAACGACACCTTCATT CATGTTACTGATTTGTCTGGGAGGGAAACTCTGGTTCGGATCACTG GTGGCATGAAGGTCAAGGCTGATCGTGATGAATCGTCACCTTATGCTGCTATGCTTGCAGCTCAAGACGTTGCAGCTCGTTGCAAG GAGCTTGGTATCACTGCGCTGCACATTAAGCTTCGTGCCACTGGAGGCAACAAAACCAAGACTCCTGGGCCTGGTGCTCAGTCTGCTCTTAGGGCTCTTGCTCGTTCTGGCATGAAAATTGGGCGCATTG AGGATGTTACCCCAGTTCCCACTGACAGCACTCGCAGAAAGGGTGGTAGGAGgggaaggaggctgtag